Proteins encoded together in one Gammaproteobacteria bacterium window:
- a CDS encoding hypothetical protein (Evidence 5 : Unknown function) yields MRSVDCLPVNEGVTKKDNDAYASLSNLTNPPDGCGLKPARKFDDQSSNV; encoded by the coding sequence TTGAGGTCGGTGGATTGCCTCCCCGTAAACGAGGGGGTTACAAAAAAGGATAACGATGCTTACGCATCGTTGTCAAATTTAACTAATCCCCCTGATGGGTGTGGTCTCAAACCAGCAAGGAAATTTGATGATCAGTCATCGAATGTCTAA